In Panacibacter ginsenosidivorans, the following proteins share a genomic window:
- a CDS encoding DinB family protein has protein sequence MLQQTLLPLFERDLNKLKQEIAAYTNETDLWKIQDGILNSAGNLSLHLVGNLKHFVGKVLGNIPYERQRDKEFSDKDVSKEQLLQSIEETKEAVMSTLPKLNDDTIKSIYPINVFGYEMTTESFLIHLYGHLDYHLGQINYHRRLLNK, from the coding sequence ATGTTACAACAAACACTTTTGCCACTTTTTGAAAGGGACCTTAATAAATTGAAACAGGAAATAGCTGCTTATACCAATGAAACTGATCTCTGGAAAATACAGGATGGCATTTTAAACAGTGCAGGTAATTTAAGTTTACACCTTGTAGGTAACCTAAAACATTTTGTTGGTAAAGTGTTGGGCAATATTCCTTACGAAAGACAACGCGACAAAGAATTTTCAGATAAAGATGTTTCTAAGGAGCAATTGCTGCAGAGTATTGAAGAAACAAAAGAAGCGGTGATGAGTACGTTGCCAAAACTAAACGATGATACTATAAAAAGTATTTATCCTATAAATGTTTTTGGTTATGAAATGACAACAGAAAGTTTTCTTATTCACCTTTATGGACATTTGGATTATCATCTTGGGCAAATAAATTATCACAGAAGATTATTGAATAAGTAG
- a CDS encoding DEAD/DEAH box helicase — protein MQQKKYSLEKILAGLNIDALNKMQLAALAATEKHDNVILLADTGSGKTLAFLLPILQLLEADNKKTQAMIIVPSRELALQVEQVFKKMSTGFKITCCYGGHLRETEENNLVQPPAVIVGTPGRIADHIRRENITTDSIEILVLDEFDKSLEAGFEEEMSFIIGSLPSLKKRILTSATEAVYIPDFIGLQEPTKLNYLSGEITNGLAIQTVKSDDKDKIDTLFNLICYLGNRSAVVFCNHRESVERTSNMLKEKGIVNVFYHGAMEQQERDSALCKFRNGTSNVLVTTDLASRGLDIPNIRYIIHYHMPASEDIFTHRNGRTARMDASGTAILILSPEEKLPPYITTNVTEIKLPAEAVLPEKPKWSTIFIAAGKKDKVNKIDIVGFLTNKGQLKKEDIGLIEVKDFFSFVAVRKVKMAHTLQLIKNEKIKNKKVKIDIAR, from the coding sequence ATGCAACAGAAAAAATATTCTTTAGAAAAGATACTTGCCGGACTAAATATTGATGCGCTTAACAAAATGCAATTGGCTGCTTTGGCTGCAACTGAGAAGCATGATAACGTGATATTGCTTGCTGATACAGGCTCAGGCAAGACACTCGCTTTTTTACTTCCTATACTTCAGTTGTTAGAAGCCGATAATAAAAAAACACAGGCCATGATCATTGTGCCATCAAGAGAACTGGCATTGCAGGTAGAACAGGTATTTAAAAAAATGAGCACGGGTTTTAAAATAACCTGCTGCTATGGCGGGCATTTAAGAGAAACTGAAGAAAATAATTTAGTGCAACCGCCTGCAGTAATCGTAGGAACACCTGGCAGAATTGCAGATCATATCCGCCGCGAAAATATTACTACAGATAGCATCGAAATATTGGTGCTTGACGAGTTTGATAAATCTCTGGAAGCAGGATTTGAAGAAGAGATGTCGTTCATCATTGGTTCATTGCCATCATTGAAAAAAAGAATACTTACATCTGCTACGGAAGCAGTGTATATACCTGATTTTATTGGCTTACAGGAGCCTACAAAGCTTAATTATTTATCCGGCGAAATAACAAATGGGCTCGCTATTCAAACCGTAAAAAGCGATGATAAAGATAAAATAGACACACTGTTTAATTTGATCTGTTATCTTGGAAACCGCTCTGCTGTTGTGTTTTGCAATCACCGGGAATCTGTAGAACGCACCAGCAATATGTTGAAAGAAAAAGGTATTGTAAATGTATTTTATCATGGCGCGATGGAGCAACAGGAAAGAGACAGTGCGTTGTGTAAATTCAGGAATGGAACTTCGAATGTATTGGTTACAACAGACCTTGCTTCAAGAGGACTTGATATTCCCAACATACGTTATATCATTCACTATCACATGCCGGCTTCAGAAGATATTTTCACGCACCGCAATGGAAGAACGGCACGGATGGATGCAAGCGGCACTGCAATACTTATTTTATCGCCCGAAGAAAAATTGCCACCTTACATTACTACAAACGTTACAGAAATAAAGTTGCCTGCAGAAGCAGTGTTGCCAGAAAAACCAAAGTGGTCAACTATATTTATTGCCGCTGGTAAAAAAGATAAAGTAAATAAAATTGATATCGTTGGTTTTTTAACTAATAAAGGGCAACTGAAAAAAGAAGATATTGGTTTGATTGAAGTAAAAGATTTTTTCTCATTTGTAGCTGTAAGAAAAGTAAAAATGGCGCACACACTGCAACTGATCAAAAACGAAAAAATAAAAAACAAGAAAGTAAAGATCGATATTGCCAGGTAA
- a CDS encoding GNAT family N-acetyltransferase: MREIVLKNNSIVNIRLLNKDDAEPLFQYLESLSAESRSRFGPHAFDRETVTNICNNLDHDDGQRFIAVANNRIVAYMLTKRGMLDADAERYAQHNLFFDAATTITYAPSVADDFQNTGLGTKMFTEILQQLKQQSCKTIILWGGVQASNARAVHFYEKHGFEPKGNFWFDEKDNIDMLLNI, encoded by the coding sequence ATGAGAGAGATAGTTTTAAAAAACAATTCAATCGTAAACATAAGACTGCTGAATAAAGATGATGCAGAACCACTCTTTCAATATCTTGAAAGCCTTTCTGCTGAAAGCCGCTCCAGGTTTGGTCCGCACGCATTTGACAGGGAAACAGTGACTAATATTTGTAATAACCTGGATCATGACGATGGGCAGCGATTTATAGCTGTTGCCAATAATCGTATAGTTGCTTATATGCTTACAAAGAGAGGTATGCTCGATGCGGATGCTGAAAGATATGCACAGCATAATTTGTTCTTTGATGCAGCAACAACAATAACCTATGCGCCTTCTGTTGCAGATGATTTTCAAAATACAGGGTTGGGTACAAAAATGTTTACTGAGATCTTACAGCAGTTAAAGCAGCAAAGTTGTAAAACAATTATTCTTTGGGGCGGTGTGCAGGCCTCCAATGCAAGGGCAGTTCATTTTTATGAAAAACATGGTTTTGAACCCAAAGGTAATTTCTGGTTTGATGAAAAAGATAATATTGATATGCTGCTGAATATATAA
- a CDS encoding NADPH-dependent FMN reductase, protein MLNNKIKILGISGSLRTNSSATSVLKQTASLLPANTVLQLYEELGRLPHFDDSLEVPAEVIHFRQLVAEADGVLICTPEYAFGVPGSLKNALDWTVGSGEFVHKPVAVITAASVGKNAHASLLLTLSAITANVAEDAKLLIPFIRAKLNKKGEINDPALLADMQRVVNAFVSSIEK, encoded by the coding sequence ATGTTAAATAACAAAATCAAAATACTGGGTATATCCGGAAGTCTTCGTACAAATTCTTCTGCAACATCTGTTCTTAAACAAACAGCTTCGCTCCTACCCGCTAATACAGTTCTTCAATTGTATGAGGAGCTAGGGCGATTGCCGCATTTCGATGATAGTCTTGAAGTTCCTGCTGAAGTAATTCATTTCAGGCAATTGGTTGCGGAAGCCGATGGTGTATTGATCTGTACACCTGAATATGCTTTTGGTGTGCCGGGTTCTCTAAAGAATGCGTTGGATTGGACAGTTGGTTCCGGTGAATTTGTACACAAGCCCGTTGCTGTAATTACAGCTGCATCTGTAGGTAAGAATGCACATGCATCGCTCTTGTTAACACTTTCTGCTATTACTGCTAATGTGGCCGAAGATGCAAAATTGCTGATCCCATTCATCCGCGCAAAACTGAATAAAAAAGGGGAGATCAATGATCCTGCTTTGCTTGCTGATATGCAGCGTGTAGTTAATGCTTTTGTATCGTCTATTGAAAAGTGA
- a CDS encoding Rieske 2Fe-2S domain-containing protein has protein sequence MGASYSAVGWNRQKKIYDWIIFSFCVVYLATFIVLTAIFNPDYTFETVLIRSTSTLAVLILHVILSIGPLTRLNKKFFPLLYNRRHLGVTMFCIILVHGAFGILQFHSLGNVNPFVSLFTSNTHYDSIADFPFQALGFFALIIFFLMAITSHDFWLHNLSPKIWKTLHMFVYLAYFLVVMHVMLGVIQYETNPVFIIIMIIGAITLISLHLVAGLKEARKDKINYNLKEEGFVFVCGVTEIEESRAKIFCIDKERIAVYKHEDKLYAIHNVCKHQGGPLGEGKIIDGCITCPWHGYQYLPQNGQSPPPFKEMVNTYDVKVKDNKVWLNPMPYAEGTERPGANIR, from the coding sequence ATGGGTGCATCATATTCAGCAGTAGGTTGGAACAGGCAGAAAAAAATTTATGACTGGATCATTTTCAGTTTTTGTGTTGTGTACCTGGCAACATTTATTGTACTTACTGCAATCTTTAATCCTGATTATACTTTCGAAACTGTATTAATTCGTTCTACCTCTACGCTTGCGGTTTTGATATTACATGTTATATTAAGCATCGGGCCATTGACAAGATTAAATAAAAAATTCTTCCCTTTATTATATAATCGTCGTCATCTTGGTGTTACTATGTTTTGTATTATATTGGTGCATGGTGCATTTGGTATTCTGCAATTTCATTCATTGGGTAATGTAAATCCGTTTGTATCATTATTTACTTCCAATACACATTATGATTCCATAGCAGATTTTCCTTTCCAGGCTCTTGGGTTTTTTGCTTTGATCATTTTCTTTTTAATGGCCATAACCAGTCATGATTTCTGGTTGCATAACCTTTCACCAAAGATTTGGAAAACGCTGCACATGTTTGTTTACCTGGCCTATTTTCTTGTAGTAATGCATGTGATGCTTGGTGTTATTCAGTATGAAACAAATCCGGTATTTATTATCATCATGATCATTGGCGCAATAACCTTGATATCGCTGCATCTCGTTGCAGGCCTAAAGGAAGCTAGAAAAGATAAGATAAACTACAATTTAAAAGAGGAAGGATTTGTATTTGTTTGTGGGGTAACCGAAATTGAAGAAAGCCGTGCAAAGATATTTTGTATTGATAAAGAAAGAATCGCTGTATACAAACATGAAGACAAATTATACGCGATACATAATGTGTGCAAACACCAGGGCGGGCCTTTGGGAGAAGGCAAGATTATTGATGGCTGCATAACTTGTCCCTGGCACGGTTATCAATATTTACCACAGAACGGGCAATCACCGCCGCCATTTAAAGAAATGGTGAATACCTATGATGTAAAAGTGAAAGACAACAAAGTTTGGCTAAATCCTATGCCATATGCAGAAGGAACGGAAAGACCCGGAGCGAATATTAGATAA
- a CDS encoding S8 family serine peptidase — protein sequence MDNGEKVICPLCSDAVDKLLYRFHIDSERSVLEKIKMQNPSWTLNDGLCGRCVDYYHTAIVMEQRILPEIGPHFPIKSADDFVILPTPLRVHAHPRYTGKGVTICFIDSGFCAHPDLVATRNRIKLMLDITTGELIDSTTIDASSAWHGTMTTVVCAGNGYLSNGLYKGIACDAELVLLKVQDVNGKITTENLVKALQWVHDHHKAYNIRIVNISLGDDETGSYKESKVDLLAEALIEKGITIIAAVGNDENGKIHPPANSLHVIAIGGIDDGNELNNNIKAYHSNYGATADAFMKPELVAHAIWIAAPILPGTKEHTEATSLYCSISEYKDIEVIARIQQAKYISANYMHVDGTSFATPIVTAVAAQLLEANPSLTPKSIRQILFSTAKRYESILPERQGYGIIQPRKAILKVVKKAQVMRPQTSPLIDRKKNSIEFYIQHDCAEQISLAGSFNNWAPDVLLLEPSQNGIWKIEIPLLAEGRYAYKFLINEELWMEDVENPYREPDGFNGFNSLLFIQN from the coding sequence ATGGACAACGGTGAAAAGGTTATTTGCCCTTTGTGCAGTGATGCAGTAGATAAATTGCTGTACCGTTTTCATATTGACAGTGAACGCAGCGTGCTTGAAAAAATAAAAATGCAAAATCCATCATGGACATTAAATGATGGTTTATGTGGAAGATGTGTTGATTATTATCACACAGCAATTGTAATGGAGCAACGCATATTGCCGGAAATTGGCCCGCATTTTCCTATAAAAAGCGCCGATGATTTTGTGATCTTGCCTACACCATTGCGTGTGCACGCACATCCACGTTATACAGGAAAAGGGGTAACGATCTGCTTTATTGATAGTGGTTTTTGTGCGCATCCTGATTTAGTTGCAACAAGAAACAGGATAAAACTGATGCTTGATATTACTACAGGAGAACTTATTGACTCTACAACTATTGATGCATCATCTGCATGGCATGGAACAATGACCACTGTTGTATGTGCTGGTAATGGTTACTTAAGCAATGGATTATATAAAGGCATTGCATGTGATGCAGAATTGGTGCTGTTGAAAGTACAGGATGTAAACGGCAAAATAACTACAGAAAATTTAGTAAAAGCATTGCAATGGGTACATGATCATCACAAAGCATATAATATACGTATCGTAAATATTTCTTTGGGCGATGATGAAACAGGTTCTTATAAAGAAAGTAAAGTTGATCTGCTTGCTGAAGCATTGATAGAAAAAGGGATAACTATAATTGCGGCTGTTGGTAATGATGAAAACGGAAAGATTCATCCGCCTGCAAATTCTTTACATGTAATAGCCATTGGCGGCATTGATGATGGCAATGAACTTAATAATAATATCAAAGCTTATCATTCAAATTATGGTGCTACGGCTGATGCATTCATGAAACCTGAACTCGTGGCCCATGCTATCTGGATAGCAGCGCCTATACTGCCTGGCACAAAAGAACATACAGAAGCAACATCACTATACTGCAGCATTAGTGAATACAAAGACATTGAAGTAATTGCCCGTATACAACAGGCAAAATATATTTCAGCCAATTATATGCATGTTGACGGAACTTCATTTGCAACACCGATAGTAACTGCAGTAGCAGCACAACTACTGGAAGCAAACCCGTCGCTCACGCCAAAATCTATAAGACAAATACTATTTAGTACTGCAAAAAGATATGAGAGCATATTACCTGAAAGACAGGGCTATGGTATAATACAGCCACGCAAAGCAATTTTAAAAGTTGTAAAAAAGGCGCAGGTCATGAGACCACAAACTTCACCACTCATCGATCGCAAAAAGAACAGCATTGAATTTTATATACAGCATGATTGCGCAGAACAGATATCGCTGGCAGGTTCTTTTAATAATTGGGCTCCGGATGTATTGTTGCTTGAACCTTCACAGAATGGCATATGGAAAATTGAAATACCTTTATTAGCAGAAGGAAGATATGCCTATAAATTTTTAATAAATGAAGAACTTTGGATGGAAGATGTAGAGAATCCTTATCGCGAACCCGATGGCTTTAATGGTTTCAACAGTCTGTTGTTTATTCAAAACTAA
- a CDS encoding Nif3-like dinuclear metal center hexameric protein, with amino-acid sequence MKIAEVIQLLEQTAPPSYQESYDNAGLLTGNAGWDCTGIICSLDATEDVILEAKSKGCNLVVSHHPIIFGGLKKITGKNYVEKTVITAIKNDIAIYAIHTNLDNVINGVNDKMADKLGLINKEILAPKSNQLMKLFTFVPTEHAAKVRTAIFESGGGNIGNYSECSFNAEGTGTFKAGDGTDPFVGKVGIQHHEREVKIETIFPAYLQHKIVSAMIKAHPYEEVAYDVVALANEFQQVGSGLVGELPEWVEESTFLAQIKTAFGLSVIRHTPLLAKKIKKVALCGGAGSFLTARAIASGADIYITADVKYHEFFDADGRLVIADIGHWESEQFTIDLLFDILKAKFPTFAVLKTEVKTNPVNYYK; translated from the coding sequence ATGAAGATTGCAGAAGTAATTCAGTTACTCGAACAAACAGCGCCACCATCTTACCAGGAATCTTACGATAATGCAGGCCTGCTCACCGGTAACGCCGGATGGGATTGCACCGGCATTATATGTTCCCTTGATGCAACAGAAGATGTAATACTCGAAGCAAAAAGTAAAGGCTGCAATCTCGTTGTGTCACACCATCCTATCATCTTTGGCGGGCTAAAAAAAATTACAGGAAAGAATTATGTGGAGAAAACTGTAATTACTGCCATCAAAAATGATATTGCTATTTATGCTATTCATACCAATCTCGATAATGTCATAAATGGTGTAAATGATAAAATGGCTGATAAACTGGGTTTAATCAATAAGGAAATTCTTGCGCCTAAATCAAACCAGTTAATGAAGCTGTTCACTTTTGTGCCAACAGAACATGCAGCAAAAGTAAGGACAGCAATTTTTGAATCAGGTGGCGGAAATATTGGTAATTACAGCGAATGCAGTTTTAATGCAGAAGGTACGGGCACATTTAAAGCTGGTGATGGTACGGACCCTTTTGTAGGCAAAGTGGGCATACAACATCATGAAAGAGAAGTTAAAATAGAGACAATTTTCCCGGCTTATTTACAGCATAAGATAGTGTCTGCCATGATAAAAGCACATCCTTACGAAGAAGTGGCTTACGATGTGGTGGCACTGGCAAATGAATTTCAGCAGGTGGGCAGCGGACTTGTTGGAGAACTTCCCGAGTGGGTAGAAGAGAGCACTTTCCTTGCGCAAATCAAGACTGCATTTGGACTTTCGGTAATAAGACATACGCCGTTATTGGCCAAAAAAATAAAAAAGGTGGCCCTTTGCGGCGGGGCGGGTAGCTTTCTTACAGCTAGGGCAATTGCTTCAGGAGCAGATATTTACATTACAGCAGATGTAAAATATCACGAGTTTTTTGATGCCGACGGCAGGCTGGTAATTGCCGATATTGGTCACTGGGAAAGTGAGCAGTTTACCATTGACTTGTTGTTTGATATTTTAAAAGCTAAATTCCCTACCTTTGCCGTCCTTAAAACGGAAGTGAAGACAAACCCGGTTAATTATTATAAGTGA
- a CDS encoding zinc ribbon domain-containing protein, giving the protein MAAVKDYSVEEKLSALVRLQKIDSKLDEIKVLKGELPMEVSDLEDELQGLNARRTRVEEEINGISEFIEQKKLAIKESEALVKKYEKQSEAVKNSREFEAINKEIEMQTLEGKLADKHIRDANEELADKAKALEVVKKQIASREATLAHKKGELDKIIAETEKEEKHFLDIADGARKSTDERLLYSYDRIRRSYRNGLAVVPVVRDACGGCFNAIPPQRQSEIRQRKKVMICENCGRILVDDELNNTTEVK; this is encoded by the coding sequence ATGGCAGCAGTTAAAGATTACTCTGTTGAAGAAAAACTCTCAGCCCTCGTAAGGTTGCAGAAGATCGATTCTAAATTAGATGAGATCAAAGTTTTGAAAGGCGAACTTCCGATGGAGGTTAGCGATCTTGAAGATGAACTGCAGGGTCTTAATGCCCGCAGAACCCGTGTTGAAGAAGAGATCAACGGTATTTCAGAATTTATTGAGCAAAAGAAACTTGCTATAAAAGAATCTGAAGCGCTGGTAAAAAAATACGAAAAGCAAAGCGAAGCAGTAAAGAACAGCCGCGAGTTTGAAGCTATCAACAAAGAGATAGAAATGCAAACCCTGGAAGGCAAGCTGGCTGATAAACACATTCGGGATGCCAACGAAGAACTTGCAGATAAGGCAAAGGCACTTGAAGTAGTTAAAAAACAGATTGCTTCAAGAGAAGCTACACTTGCTCATAAAAAAGGCGAGCTTGACAAGATCATTGCGGAAACAGAAAAAGAAGAAAAACATTTCCTGGATATTGCAGACGGCGCCCGTAAAAGTACCGACGAACGCCTGTTGTATTCTTACGATCGTATCCGCAGAAGCTACCGCAACGGACTTGCCGTGGTGCCTGTAGTAAGAGATGCCTGCGGTGGTTGCTTCAACGCTATTCCGCCACAGCGCCAGAGCGAAATTCGCCAGCGCAAAAAAGTAATGATCTGCGAGAACTGCGGACGCATACTTGTAGACGACGAATTGAATAATACCACAGAAGTAAAATAA
- a CDS encoding tetratricopeptide repeat protein has product MFRKYLFLSVLSFFSFISVKAEKVFDFSTTCQLAYQQISSLKLNAGEQLLQQARKENPDNLIPEMLESYIDFYVLFFNEDQSEYDKRFEHFAERLEKIEEGPETSPFYNYCRTVVYMQKACVEIKFGRQWSAGWSFRKAFSLIKENKKDYPAFQLNNMIYGPMQVAAGTIPPGYKWLASIFGIKGSIKDGMALMQQFLNSNDAMAKLFFNEASFYYCYILFYVQNQQEEVFQFISQRKLDVVNNHLLAYMAANLAINNKKTEYAKNVILNRNQSPEYLNIAVWDFEMAYVKMHHLETAEAIQYFQRFFNKFKGKFYVKDAYEKLSWCYYLQGNVAAAENARKQVLEKGSQMTDADKQASKDAKEAGWPNLLLLKVRLLNDGGYNTEALGLLNGKSSNNFEKPEEKLEFAYRVGRIYDDIGRDSEAVKMYLFAIKLGQNRTEYYAARAALQIGWIYERQGKKDAAIKFYTQCMDMKDHDYKDSLDQKAKAGIARCEGT; this is encoded by the coding sequence GTGTTCAGAAAATATTTATTTCTTTCAGTTTTGTCTTTCTTTTCTTTCATTTCCGTAAAAGCAGAAAAAGTTTTTGATTTCAGCACAACCTGTCAACTTGCCTACCAACAGATCAGTAGCCTGAAACTTAATGCAGGCGAGCAATTGCTGCAGCAGGCAAGAAAGGAAAATCCAGATAACCTTATTCCCGAAATGCTGGAAAGTTATATTGATTTTTATGTGTTGTTTTTTAATGAAGATCAAAGTGAATATGATAAGCGTTTTGAACATTTTGCTGAGCGATTAGAAAAGATAGAAGAAGGCCCGGAAACTTCTCCATTTTATAATTATTGTCGCACCGTAGTTTATATGCAAAAGGCTTGTGTAGAAATAAAATTTGGCAGGCAATGGTCTGCAGGATGGAGTTTCAGAAAAGCATTTAGCCTTATAAAAGAAAATAAAAAAGATTATCCTGCTTTCCAGTTAAACAATATGATCTATGGTCCGATGCAGGTAGCTGCGGGCACCATACCGCCCGGTTATAAATGGCTGGCCAGCATCTTTGGTATAAAGGGTTCTATAAAAGATGGCATGGCATTGATGCAACAATTTTTGAACAGCAATGATGCAATGGCAAAACTATTTTTTAATGAAGCAAGTTTTTATTATTGTTATATTCTGTTTTATGTGCAAAATCAGCAGGAAGAAGTATTTCAATTTATTAGCCAGCGAAAGCTGGATGTAGTTAACAACCACCTGCTGGCATATATGGCAGCCAACCTTGCCATCAATAACAAAAAGACTGAATACGCAAAAAATGTAATCCTCAACCGGAATCAGTCACCTGAATATTTAAACATAGCTGTCTGGGATTTTGAAATGGCTTACGTAAAGATGCATCATCTTGAAACAGCGGAAGCTATTCAGTATTTCCAGCGCTTCTTTAATAAGTTCAAAGGGAAATTCTATGTAAAAGATGCGTATGAGAAATTAAGCTGGTGCTATTACCTGCAGGGAAATGTAGCTGCTGCTGAAAATGCAAGAAAACAGGTTTTAGAAAAAGGAAGCCAAATGACAGATGCAGATAAGCAGGCTTCTAAAGATGCTAAAGAAGCAGGCTGGCCCAATCTTTTATTGCTGAAAGTGAGGTTGTTGAATGACGGTGGTTATAATACAGAAGCACTGGGTTTATTAAATGGAAAGAGTTCTAATAATTTTGAAAAGCCTGAAGAGAAACTGGAATTTGCTTATCGCGTTGGCCGCATTTACGATGACATTGGCCGTGACAGCGAAGCTGTAAAAATGTATCTGTTTGCAATAAAGTTAGGACAAAACAGAACGGAATATTATGCAGCAAGGGCTGCCTTGCAAATAGGATGGATATATGAACGACAAGGTAAGAAAGATGCCGCTATAAAATTTTATACGCAGTGTATGGATATGAAAGATCATGATTACAAAGACTCCCTCGATCAAAAAGCTAAAGCTGGTATTGCCAGGTGTGAAGGCACATGA
- the recN gene encoding DNA repair protein RecN yields the protein MLQKLHIQNYAIIDEIEIDFSKQLNIITGETGAGKSILMGALNLILGERADTSVLMKTDKKCFIEGFFAIDNKEPVKLFLTEEEFDADDELVLRREIAANGKSRAFINDSPATLQQLKQLASLLVDLHQQFDTLELGDSDFQREVLDALAGNAELLAEYKKIYTQWQSVSKELQQLQQQKNNFNKELDYFQFLFDELNEVSLKENELEDLDAELQVLSNAEAIKSALSKVYYELKESEIPVAQLIKQLINQLQPFAGYNHEIAALIERLKSTQIELQDIASDAEHIDNSVSYDEKRIGHINEKLSAGYKLLKKHGVQTTNELLQIQQSLEEKLQAVLNIDNDIATKEKQNAQLHKEAENLAAKISKARSSQAEPLCKKVNTLLTQVGMPNARLKIEVKETALYEYGKDDIEFLFDANKSNRFEPLRKVASGGELSRLMLCIKSLVAESIDLPTLIFDEIDTGISGEAAKQVGVIMKQLASSRQVIAITHQPQIAGKADAHFFVYKEIKGDAIKTNIRLLTKDERITTIAQMLSGEKPTAAALANAREMLMN from the coding sequence ATGCTTCAAAAACTGCACATACAGAACTACGCGATAATAGATGAGATAGAAATTGATTTCTCCAAACAGCTTAACATTATAACAGGAGAAACAGGGGCCGGTAAAAGCATCCTGATGGGTGCGTTAAACCTTATACTGGGAGAACGGGCAGATACATCTGTATTGATGAAAACAGATAAAAAGTGTTTTATCGAAGGATTCTTTGCGATTGACAATAAAGAGCCGGTAAAATTATTTTTGACCGAAGAGGAATTTGATGCAGATGATGAATTGGTGTTAAGGAGAGAAATTGCAGCCAATGGGAAATCACGTGCATTTATTAATGATTCACCGGCAACATTGCAGCAGTTAAAACAACTTGCTTCTTTGCTTGTAGATCTGCACCAGCAATTTGACACATTAGAACTTGGCGATTCAGATTTTCAACGTGAAGTATTAGATGCTCTTGCAGGTAATGCAGAACTGCTTGCTGAATACAAAAAGATATACACCCAATGGCAAAGCGTCTCTAAAGAATTACAGCAATTGCAGCAACAAAAAAATAATTTTAATAAAGAGCTTGACTATTTCCAGTTTCTTTTTGATGAATTAAACGAGGTTAGCCTGAAAGAAAATGAACTCGAAGATCTTGATGCTGAACTGCAGGTGCTTAGCAATGCAGAAGCCATCAAAAGCGCTTTATCAAAAGTTTATTATGAATTAAAAGAAAGTGAAATACCTGTGGCACAATTGATCAAGCAGCTCATTAACCAGTTGCAACCATTTGCAGGATACAATCATGAAATAGCTGCATTGATAGAGCGATTAAAAAGCACACAGATAGAATTACAGGATATTGCTTCTGATGCTGAGCATATTGATAACTCAGTAAGCTATGATGAAAAACGCATTGGCCACATCAATGAAAAATTATCTGCCGGGTATAAATTACTGAAGAAACACGGGGTTCAGACTACTAATGAATTATTGCAGATACAACAATCGCTGGAAGAAAAATTACAGGCCGTATTAAATATTGATAACGATATTGCCACAAAAGAAAAGCAAAACGCACAACTGCATAAAGAGGCAGAAAACTTGGCTGCTAAGATTTCAAAAGCAAGATCATCACAAGCTGAACCGCTTTGCAAAAAGGTAAACACATTACTTACGCAGGTAGGCATGCCCAATGCAAGATTGAAAATAGAAGTGAAAGAAACAGCGCTGTACGAATATGGAAAAGACGATATAGAATTTCTTTTTGACGCCAATAAAAGCAACCGTTTTGAGCCGCTGCGAAAAGTTGCCAGCGGTGGTGAACTAAGCAGACTGATGCTGTGTATTAAATCTTTGGTAGCAGAATCAATTGACTTACCTACGCTGATCTTCGATGAAATAGATACAGGCATTTCCGGTGAAGCAGCCAAGCAGGTTGGTGTTATTATGAAGCAGCTTGCATCAAGCAGGCAGGTAATAGCAATAACGCACCAGCCGCAGATTGCAGGCAAAGCAGATGCGCATTTTTTTGTGTATAAGGAAATAAAAGGCGATGCTATTAAAACGAACATCAGGTTGCTTACAAAAGATGAACGTATTACCACCATTGCACAAATGCTAAGCGGTGAAAAGCCTACTGCTGCTGCATTAGCGAATGCAAGGGAAATGCTGATGAATTAA